A stretch of Methylogaea oryzae DNA encodes these proteins:
- the lpxC gene encoding UDP-3-O-acyl-N-acetylglucosamine deacetylase, which translates to MIKQRTLKNVIRATGVGLHTGEKVYLTLRPAAPNSGIKFRRVDLPEPVVIDAKPENVGDTTLSTALVKGNVKVSTVEHLLSAFAGLGIDNAYVDVSAAEVPIMDGSAGPFVFLLQSAGVEEQNVPKRFIRIKKPVRVQDGDKWAGFEPYNGFKVTFTIDFDHPAFHKDTQTATVDFSSTSFLKEVSRARTFGFMRDIEMLRKNKLALGGSMDNAIVVDNYRVLNEDGLRYNDEFVKHKILDAIGDLYLLGHSLIGAFTGYKSGHALNNTLLRTLLETPDAWESVTFPEEGDLPISYMRTAPVQG; encoded by the coding sequence CCTTGCGCCCCGCCGCTCCCAACAGCGGTATCAAGTTCCGCCGCGTGGATTTGCCCGAACCTGTGGTCATTGACGCCAAGCCGGAAAACGTCGGCGACACCACCTTGTCCACCGCTCTGGTCAAAGGCAACGTCAAGGTTTCCACCGTTGAGCACTTGCTGTCGGCTTTCGCCGGCCTGGGTATCGACAACGCCTATGTGGACGTCAGCGCGGCCGAAGTGCCCATCATGGACGGTTCCGCCGGGCCTTTCGTGTTCTTGTTGCAGTCGGCCGGCGTGGAGGAGCAGAACGTTCCCAAGCGCTTCATCCGCATCAAGAAGCCGGTGCGGGTTCAGGACGGCGACAAGTGGGCCGGTTTTGAACCCTATAACGGTTTCAAGGTCACCTTCACCATCGATTTCGACCATCCGGCTTTCCACAAGGATACCCAGACGGCGACGGTGGATTTTTCCTCCACCTCGTTCCTCAAGGAAGTGAGCCGCGCTCGCACCTTCGGCTTCATGCGCGACATCGAGATGCTGCGCAAGAACAAGCTGGCCTTGGGCGGCAGCATGGACAACGCCATTGTGGTGGATAACTACCGGGTGCTGAACGAAGACGGCTTGCGTTATAACGACGAGTTCGTCAAGCATAAGATCCTGGACGCCATCGGCGACTTGTATCTGCTGGGCCACAGCCTGATCGGCGCGTTCACCGGTTACAAATCCGGCCACGCGCTCAACAACACGTTGTTGCGCACCTTGCTGGAAACTCCCGACGCGTGGGAGTCGGTGACTTTCCCGGAAGAAGGCGATCTGCCCATTTCCTACATGCGGACCGCGCCCGTTCAGGGCTAG